AATTTATGGCGTTGCGCCGCGTCAACCGCGCCGCCGACCGATTCGAGGACCGTTTCTGGTCGGGCGGCAGCCTCGATGAATTGTTCGAGCAGGAGGGCGCGAAGCCAACCAATCCGATCGCCGCGGTGTTCGGCGCGGCGATGGCGGAATGGCGGCGAAGCTTGCGCATCGCCGGCGCCGACGTCGCCCGCTCGGGGGTGCGCGAGCGGGTCGATCGGGCGATGACCGTCACCATCCAGCGCGAGATGGAGCGGCTCGAACGCTGGATGATCTTCCTCGCCTCGGTGGGCTCGACGGCGCCGTTCATCGGTCTTTTCGGCACCGTCTGGGGCATCATGCACAGCTTTTCGGCGATCGCCGCGATGCACAACACCAATCTCTCGGTGGTCGCCCCCGGCATCGCCGAGGCCTTGTTCGCGACCGCGATCGGTCTCGTCGCGGCGATCCCGGCGGTGCTCGCCTATAACAAAATCAGCACCGATCTCGCCCGCTTCGCATCCCGCCTCGAAGGGTTCGGGGCGGAGTTCGGCGCCATCCTCTCGCGCCAGTCCGAGGAGCGCGCCTGAGCATGGCCGCTTTCATCGCTGGCAACGGCAAGGGGCGCGGCCGCTACCGCCCGCTCGCCGAGATCAACGTGACGCCGCTGGTCGACGTCATGCTGGTGCTTTTGATCATTTTCATGGTGACGGCGCCGCTGATGACCTCGGGTGTCGATGTCGATCTGCCGAAGACCGACGCCAAACCCTTGAACAGCGATAGCCAGCCGCTCACCGTCACCATCAACGCCGAGGGGCATATCTATTTGCAGGACACCCAGGTCGAACTCCCCGATCTCGTCGCCAAGCTCGAGGCGGTTTCGCAAAACAACCCGGAGCGGCGGATTTTCGTCCGCGGCGACCGCGCGGTGAGCTATGGTCTGGTGATGCAGGTGATGGGCACCATCACCCAGGGCGGGTTCAGCAAGGTTGCCCTTCTTGCCGAGCAGCCCTCAGCGGCGCCGGCGAATGCCGGCTCGTCGGCGTCGCCGCCGGCGACATCGCCCAAAGCGCCGCCGGGCAAGCCTGGACGCGGCTGAGGCCGCGCCCCGCTTGCGGCCCGTTTCGGAAAAGCATGGAGTTCGAACTCAAACGCGGCGCGGCCATCTCGGCCGCTTTGCATGTGACGCTGGCGGCGCTGTTGCTGTTTGGTTTGCCGGCGCGTCGCCTGCCGGAAGAGCCCGAGGAGACCGCGGTCAGCATGGATTTCGTCGGCCCGGCGCAGCCGAGCCA
This portion of the Acidibrevibacterium fodinaquatile genome encodes:
- the tolR gene encoding protein TolR gives rise to the protein MAAFIAGNGKGRGRYRPLAEINVTPLVDVMLVLLIIFMVTAPLMTSGVDVDLPKTDAKPLNSDSQPLTVTINAEGHIYLQDTQVELPDLVAKLEAVSQNNPERRIFVRGDRAVSYGLVMQVMGTITQGGFSKVALLAEQPSAAPANAGSSASPPATSPKAPPGKPGRG
- the tolQ gene encoding protein TolQ, whose amino-acid sequence is MDRAVDAANLAAAGADLSLWGLFMQADIIVKFVMLLLLAASVWVWAIVFEKFMALRRVNRAADRFEDRFWSGGSLDELFEQEGAKPTNPIAAVFGAAMAEWRRSLRIAGADVARSGVRERVDRAMTVTIQREMERLERWMIFLASVGSTAPFIGLFGTVWGIMHSFSAIAAMHNTNLSVVAPGIAEALFATAIGLVAAIPAVLAYNKISTDLARFASRLEGFGAEFGAILSRQSEERA